One genomic window of Azospirillum sp. TSH58 includes the following:
- a CDS encoding cytochrome-c peroxidase — protein MSMRAAVSFAAMLAASVATFGAPAFAAGEPISPIEPAKITNPGLVELGKKLYFDPRLSKSGFISCNSCHNLSMGGTDNLKTSIGHNWQQGPINSPTVLNSSLNVAQFWDGRALTLQEQAGGPIANPGEMGSTHALAVEVLRSIPEYQKEFADVFGETTITIEEVTKAIAAFEETLVTPNSRFDQWLKGDKKALTTVELEGYELFKDSGCTACHNGSAVGGNTFQKMGVVEPYKTNNPAEGRIAVTKEEADRFNFKVPTLRNVALTYPYFHDGEAATLSDAVDVMGRIQLGKKFSTDENAKIVAFLKTLTGDQPSFALPILPPSTDKTPKPHPFD, from the coding sequence ATGTCCATGCGTGCTGCCGTGTCCTTCGCGGCCATGCTGGCGGCCTCCGTCGCCACCTTCGGCGCACCCGCTTTCGCCGCCGGCGAACCGATTTCGCCCATCGAGCCGGCGAAGATCACCAATCCCGGATTGGTTGAACTCGGCAAGAAGCTCTACTTCGATCCCCGGCTGTCCAAGTCCGGCTTCATCTCCTGCAACTCGTGCCACAACCTGTCCATGGGCGGCACCGACAACCTGAAGACCTCCATCGGCCACAACTGGCAGCAGGGTCCGATCAATTCGCCGACCGTGCTGAACTCCAGCCTGAACGTCGCGCAGTTCTGGGACGGCCGCGCGCTGACTCTGCAGGAGCAGGCCGGCGGCCCGATCGCCAACCCCGGCGAGATGGGCTCCACCCACGCCCTGGCGGTCGAGGTGCTGCGCTCCATCCCCGAATACCAGAAGGAGTTCGCCGACGTCTTCGGCGAGACCACGATCACCATCGAGGAGGTGACCAAGGCCATCGCCGCCTTCGAGGAGACGCTGGTCACCCCGAACTCCCGTTTCGACCAGTGGCTGAAGGGCGACAAGAAGGCCCTGACCACCGTCGAGCTGGAAGGCTACGAGCTGTTCAAGGACTCGGGCTGCACCGCCTGCCACAACGGCTCGGCCGTCGGCGGCAACACCTTCCAGAAGATGGGCGTGGTCGAGCCCTACAAGACCAACAACCCCGCCGAGGGCCGCATCGCGGTGACCAAGGAGGAGGCCGACCGCTTCAACTTCAAGGTTCCGACGCTGCGCAACGTCGCGCTGACCTACCCCTACTTCCACGACGGCGAGGCCGCGACCCTGTCCGACGCGGTGGACGTCATGGGCCGCATCCAGTTGGGCAAGAAGTTCTCGACCGACGAGAACGCGAAGATCGTTGCCTTCCTGAAGACGCTGACCGGTGACCAGCCGAGCTTCGCTCTGCCGATCCTGCCGCCGTCCACGGACAAGACGCCGAAGCCGCATCCCTTCGACTGA